One genomic region from Salvia hispanica cultivar TCC Black 2014 chromosome 2, UniMelb_Shisp_WGS_1.0, whole genome shotgun sequence encodes:
- the LOC125208081 gene encoding equilibrative nucleotide transporter 1, translated as MGTTTAIAAVNGDSESAALLLSPNQVKIPRDTFHLAYIIYFTLGAGYLLPWNAFITAVDYFSFLYPDASVDRVFAVVYMLLGLASVLIAIAFAHKSNAFVRINAGYALFLLSLVVVPLMDVWYVEGRVGVYGAYYVTVGVVGLCGVADGLVQGGVVGNAGELPERYMQAVVAGTAASGVLVSLLRVLTKAIYPQDASGLRKSANLYFIFSIVVMILNIIFYNVAHKLPVIKYYNDLKKVAANEEKEQKGELTGKLWRSTLWEIVGTVKWYGYGIMVIYVVTLCIFPGSITEDVHSDILKDWFPIVLIACYNVFDLVGKTLTPLYLMDNAKAAIGGTFARLLFLPLFYGCLHGPDILRSEIPVMILTCLLGLTNGYFTCVLMILAPKTVRLQHAETAGIVLVLYLIVGLAIGSILSWFWVL; from the exons ATGGGTACAACTACCGCCATCGCCGCGGTGAACGGAGACTCGGAGTCCGCCGCCCTGCTCCTGAGCCCCAACCAAGTGAAGATCCCCAGGGACACGTTCCACCTAGCATACATTATCTACTTCACGCTCGGCGCAGGCTATCTCCTGCCGTGGAATGCATTCATCACCGCCGTCGATTACTTCTCCTTCCTGTACCCGGACGCGTCCGTGGATCGCGTCTTCGCCGTGGTTTACATGCTGTTGGGGCTGGCTTCGGTGCTGATCGCCATCGCTTTCGCCCACAAATCGAACGCCTTCGTGAGGATCAATGCGGGCTACGCGCTGTTCCTGCTTTCGCTGGTGGTGGTGCCGCTGATGGACGTGTGGTATGTCGAGGGGCGCGTCGGCGTTTACGGCGCATACTATGTGACTGTGGGAGTGGTGGGACTGTGTGGAGTGGCGGACGGCCTTGTGCAGGGGGGTGTCGTGGGGAATGCCGGGGAGCTGCCGGAGAGATATATGCAGGCTGTGGTGGCTGGAACTGCAGCTTCTG GAGTCCTCGTGTCATTATTAAGGGTTTTAACCAAGGCTATATATCCTCAAGATGCCAGTGGACTGAGAAAAAGCGCCAACCTTTACTTCATCTTCAGCATTGTTGTGATGatattaaacataattttctATAATGTAGCACATAAGCTTCCAgtcataaaatattacaacGATCTGAAAAAGGTTGCAGCAAATGAGGAGAAGGAACAGAAAGGGGAACTTACTGGAAAGCTATGGAGGTCGACATTGTGGGAGATTGTTGGGACCGTGAAATGGTATGGGTATGGAATCATGGTCATATATGTTGTGACATTGTGTATTTTCCCCGGTTCTATTACAGAAGATGTACATTCTGACATTCTGAAGGACTGGTTCCCAATTGTTCTTATTGCTTGTTACAACGTCTTTGATCTGGTTGGTAAAACTCTGACTCCTCTGTATCTCATGGATAATGCCAAAGCTGCTATTGGTGGCACTTTCGCAAGGCTATTGTTTCTGCCTCTCTTCTATGGTTGCTTGCACGGCCCTGATATTTTGAGATCAGAAATTCCAGTCATGATCCTCACCTGTCTTCTTGGTCTCACAAATGGCTACTTTACCTGCGTCCTGATGATTTTGGCACCCAAAACTGTCCGGTTACAGCATGCTGAGACAGCAGGGATCGTGCTGGTGTTGTACTTGATTGTTGGTCTGGCAATTGGCTCTATCCTATCCTGGTTTTGGGTCTTATGA